One Fusarium poae strain DAOMC 252244 chromosome 4, whole genome shotgun sequence DNA window includes the following coding sequences:
- a CDS encoding hypothetical protein (TransMembrane:11 (o27-46i102-120o126-149i161-183o189-212i282-304o324-342i349-371o391-416i428-445o457-476i)), which translates to MVQAQASLALDDQLAAGWFGWMRNKGILKLNAILCLSLISSYATGYDGSMMNGLQSLDTWKTSFNDPDAQRLAILNAIQNIGQLAALPFCAGFCDKFGRRPALVVGAFIMLIGVGLQGGAQNTGMFIAARGILGFGLALNITAAPVLIMELAYPTQRAPMVSIYNTLWGLGALSAAWITYGTFRIESDWAWRIPSILQALSSVLQICLCFVIDESPRWLVAKEREEEAERLLIKYHANGDSSNPAVAIEMEEIRTAIRLENEAMESTSYLSFFKTKGNRRRFFIILSVGFFSQWSGNGLISYYLTLILNSIGYRSQETQTLINALLTIWGLFWGVVFSLLVNKIPRRTLFLGSTLGTLATYITWTALQATYEQSTDVNSDGTGGPSGIAKGVLAMIFLFNVFFTAGWGVLQVTYVVEILPFNLRARGLVLYNLFVACALIFNQYANPVGVTNSKWKYYITYDVWLAVEALVVYFLFVETRGLSLEETALVLDGQEMGDRLVGEVLKNTEKTVHVIETEKSSA; encoded by the exons ATGGTTCAAGCACAGGCTTCTCTTGCTCTGGATGACCAACTTGCCGCTGGCTGGTTTGGCTGGATGAGAAACAAGGGTATTCTAAAGCTCAATGCTATTCTGTGTCTGTCGCTCATCTCCAGTTATGCGACTGGCTATGATGGAA GTATGATGAACGGACTTCAAAGTCTGGATACATGGAAAACCTCATTCAACGATCCAGATGCCCAGAGACTCGCCAT TCTCAATGCCATTCAAAACATTGGTCAATTGGCAGCTCTGCCTTTCTGTGCTGGCTTCTGTGACAAGTTTGGTCGTCGGCCAGCTTTAGTAGTCGGTGCTTTTATCATGCTTATTGGTGTCGGTCTCCAAGGCGGAGCACAAAACACGGGAATGTTTATCGCAGCTCGTGGTATTCTTGGTTTTGGTCTGGCCCTGAACATCACAGCAGCCCCCGTTCTCATCATGGAACTGGCGTACCCCACGCAACGAGCACCCATGGTCTCAATCTACAATACACTTTGGGGCCTTGGCGCTCTTTCAGCGGCGTGGATTACCTACGGTACCTTCAGAATCGAGAGCGATTGGGCGTGGAGAATTCCATCTATTCTGCAGGCTTTGTCGAGTGTTTTGCAGATCTGTTTGTGTTTTGTTATCGATGAGTCGCCCAGATGGCTTGTTGCCAAAGAACgagaggaagaagctgagAGGCTACTTATCAAGTACCACGCCAACGGCGACAGCAGCAACCCAGCTGTTGCGATTGAGATGGAAGAGATCCGCACTGCCATCCGTCTTGAGAACGAGGCTATGGAATCTACAAGCTATCTCTCCTTCTTCAAGACCAAGGGAAACCGTCGTCGTTTCTTTATCATTCTGTCGGTTGGCTTCTTCAGTCAATGGAGTGGTAATGGTTTGATCAGCTACTACTTGACCCTGATTCTCAACTCCATCGGCTATCGCTCTCAAGAAACTCAGACTCTCATCAACGCGCTATTGACAATCTGGGGTCTGTTCTGGGGTGTCGTGTTCTCACTTCTCGTCAATAAGATCCCACGTCGAACTCTTTTCCTTGGCTCTACACTCGGTACGCTGGCTACATACATCACATGGACAGCGCTGCAGGCAACATATGAGCAGTCAACCGATGTCAACTCAGATGGCACTGGTGGACCAAGCGGTATCGCCAAGGGTGTTTTGGCCAtgatcttcctcttcaacgTCTTCTTCACTGCAGGTTGGGGTGTCTTACAGGTCACATATGTCGTTGAGATTTTGCCCTTTAACCTTCGAGCCAGAGGGCTTGTGCTATACAATCTCTTCGTAGCGTGTGCCCTCATCTTCAACCAATACGCAAACCCGGTTGGTGTCACCAACTCCAAATGGAAGTACTACATCACGTACGATGTGTGGCTGGCTGTAGAGGCTCTCGTTGTTTACTTCCTGTTTGTTGAGACTCGAGGATTGAGTCTGGAGGAGACAGCGCTGGTGCTCGATGGCCAAGAGATGGGAGATAGGCTTGTTGGAGAGGTCCTGAAGAACACAGAGAAGACGGTTCATGTTATCGAGACCGAGAAGTCTTCCGCATAG
- a CDS encoding hypothetical protein (CAZy:GH2), with the protein MDSSLEKPDYENLDVIQRNRLPARAYWLPPSHLILNGTWDFQYAPTPLEASEYPPGEAKSDEEWSPINVPGHWQLQGYGHPHYTNVQFPFPSAPPFIPTENPTGTYRRNFKVPAEWDSNSQLRLRFDGVDSAYHVWLNEEFVGYSQGSRNAAEFDVTSVIKKNEENDLVVRVYQWCEASYIEDQDQWWLSGIFRDVTLFAFPGETRIEDFFVKTNLDAQYQDATLEVDITLHQRGNDSPIELSLALRDGDMQIASTEKTLQDKDTTVKFEIPVANPKKWTAETPYLYQLEITLKAPNTKVIQNITQNVGFRKVELKNSLITVNGSPILLRGVNRHDHHPLHGRAVPYDFLKQDLLLMKQHNINALRTSHYPGQPWIYDLADELGFWVMDEADLECHGFYDVVTQHVEPAPYLDYEGSKEEFFPKAAQFTSDNPEWHDSYLDRMVQMVQRDKNHPSIFSWSLGNESFYGVNHVAMIEYARSVDDRLIHYEGDIKAQLTDMYSYMYPDQDRLKRHVEIDGIEDGKWQKPVILCEYAHAMGNGPGGLDDYQDAFRKYERLQGGFIWEWANHGLLHKGGYYAYGGDFGDQPNDSTFVMDGLVDSEHKPTPGLTELKKVFQPVKFEFKDGKAFITNEYDFVGLGHLEGEFLVQAMGDKVSLLESGKVEIPEVKTWETVELSLPDLTQYQGHDEEVFLHISFTLKEATKWAPASHKIAWFQHKISMDKEPIAPAPSTTQAINVDESRTGVEVSGTEWAIKFDRVRGYITKWSHGTDLLEIDTATRAAIYPCFWRAPTDNDKDSAVNVWKDYGVHRMTSQLRSFQVQKDNDRVTVKTVTYLAPPVLGWGYDITTHYQISSDGILSMKLDLQPKGVFPKDIPRLGLNLRLPKKLNQVDWFGRGPGESYPDKKHSQAIGIWSSSVDGLEVPYDVPQGRGNRMDTRWVRVVDADGHGIRASRRDQSTFDWTGSRLSDETIEKAKHPCDLVREEATLLNLSAKVAGVGSATCGPGVREDLKVKVEPISYEFILEKI; encoded by the exons ATGGACTCATCTCTGGAAAAGCCCGACTATGAGAATCTGGATGTGATCCAAAGAAACCGCCTCCCTGCCAGGGCATACTGGCTacctccatctcatctcatcctcaACGGAACATGGGACTTTCAATATGCACCTACACCGTTGGAAGCCTCCGAATATCCTCCCGGAGAGGCAAAGTCTGACGAAGAATGGTCACCTATCAACGTCCCAGGCCATTGGCAACTCCAAGGCTATGGTCATCCGCACTACACCAATGTGCAATTCCCCTTCCCCTCAGCGCCACCTTTCATCCCAACCGAGAACCCCACAGGTACCTATCGACGCAATTTCAAGGTCCCTGCTGAGTGGGACAGCAACTCACAACTAAGACTTCGGTTCGATGGTGTCGATAGTGCCTATCATGTTTGGTTGAACGAGGAATTTGTGGGTTATTCACAGGGAAGTCGCAACGCGGCTGAGTTTGATGTCACGAGTGTTATCAAGAAGAATGAGGAGAATGACTTGGTTGTGAGAGTTTACCAATGGTGTGAGGCCTCTTATATCGAGGACCAGGATCAGTGGTGGCTTTCGG GTATCTTCCGTGATGTGACTTTATTTGCGTTTCCCGGAGAAACCAGGATTGAAGACTTCTTTGTCAAAACAAATCTCGACGCACAGTATCAGGACGCCACTCTTGAAGTCGACATAACATTGCACCAACGTGGGAATGATTCGCCCATCGAACTATCACTTGCTCTTCGGGACGGTGATATGCAAATTGCCTCAACGGAAAAGACCTTGCAGGATAAGGATACTACAGTCAAATTCGAGATCCCTGTCGCTAATCCAAAGAAGTGGACTGCGGAAACTCCATATCTCTACCAGCTCGAAATCACCCTCAAGGCGCCCAACACAAAGGTGATTCAGAACATTACACAAAACGTCGGCTTCCGCAAAGTCGAACTAAAAAATAGTCTCATCACCGTCAACGGCTCACCAATTCTCCTTCGAGGCGTAAACAGACATGACCACCATCCTCTTCACGGAAGAGCTGTTCCATACGATTTCCTCAAGCAGGATCTGTTATTGATGAAACAACATAACATCAACGCGCTCAGAACAAGTCACTATCCTGGTCAGCCTTGGATCTACGACCTAGCAGACGAGCTGGGTTTTTGGGTTATGGATGAAGCAGATCTGGAATGTCATGGCTTCTACGATGTTGTCACACAGCATGTTGAGCCGGCTCCTTATCTGGATTATGAGGGAAGCAAAGAGGAGTTTTTCCCCAAGGCAGCACAATTCACCTCTGATAACCCAGAGTGGCACGACTCGTACCTTGATAGAATGGTTCAGATGGTCCAGCGAGACAAGAATCACCCATCCATCTTCTCCTGGTCACTCGGCAACGAATCCTTCTACGGCGTCAACCACGTTGCAATGATCGAATACGCCCGCAGTGTAGATGACCGACTCATCCACTACGAAGGCGATATCAAAGCACAATTGACCGACATGTACTCTTACATGTACCCTGACCAAGATCGTCTGAAGCGCCACGTCGAGATTGACGGTATCGAAGACGGAAAATGGCAAAAGCCTGTTATTCTTTGCGAATACGCACACGCCATGGGCAATGGACCTGGTGGTCTAGACGACTATCAAGACGCGTTCCGCAAATATGAGCGTCTTCAGGGTGGTTTTATCTGGGAGTGGGCCAACCATGGTCTTTTGCATAAAGGCGGGTACTACGCGTATGGAGGAGATTTTGGCGACCAACCGAATGATTCGACGTTTGTTATGGATGGCTTAGTTGATAGCGAGCATAAGCCGACACCGGGACTTACAGAGTTGAAGAAAGTGTTTCAGCCTGTAAAGTTTGAGTTCAAGGATGGGAAAGCTTTTATCACTAATGAGTACGACTTTGTTGGGTTAGGGCACTTGGAGGGCGAGTTCCTAGTCCAAGCCATGGGTGACAA GGTATCGCTTCTCGAATCTGGCAAGGTAGAGATCCCAGAGGTCAAGACCTGGGAAACCGTTGAGCTATCTCTTCCAGACCTCACTCAGTACCAaggccatgatgaagaagtctTCCTGCACATCTCTTTCACACTCAAGGAGGCTACAAAGTGGGCACCAGCGTCTCACAAGATAGCATGGTTCCAGCACAAGATTTCCATGGACAAAGAGCCTATTGCGCCAGCTCCTTCCACCACTCAAGCCATTAACGTCGATGAAAGCCGAACTGGAGTTGAAGTATCGGGTACCGAATGGGCAATCAAGTTCGATCGTGTACGAGGTTACATCACCAAGTGGTCACATGGCACTGATCTTCTCGAGATCGACACTGCGACGCGCGCGGCGATTTATCCCTGCTTTTGGCGCGCGCCTACGGACAACGATAAAGACAGCGCTGTCAATGTTTGGAAGGATTACGGTGTTCATCGAATGACTTCCCAGCTACGATCTTTCCAGGTCCAGAAGGATAATGACAGGGTTACGGTGAAGACGGTGACATATCTCGCACCTCCAGTATTAGGATGGGGCTACGATATTACCACACATTACCAAATCTCGTCTGACGGTATTTTATCAATGAAACTCGATCTCCAGCCCAAGGGAGTTTTCCCAAAGGATATTCCCCGTCTGGGTCTCAATCTTCGCTTGCCTAAGAAGCTGAACCAAGTGGATTGGTTCGGTCGCGGGCCTGGAGAGTCGTATCCGGATAAGAAACACTCTCAGGCCATTGGTATCTGGTCATCCTCGGTAGACGGTCTGGAAGTGCCGTACGATGTTCCGCAGGGTCGCGGTAATAGGATGGATACGCGGTGGGTACGCGTTGTTGACGCGGATGGACATGGAATTCGGGCTTCGCGACGCGATCAAAGTACATTCGATTGGACTGGTAGTCGTTTGTCGGATGAGACGATCGAGAAAGCCAAGCACCCATGTGACTTGGTACGTGAAGAAGCTACTCTTCTGAATCTGAGTGCCAAGGTTGCTGGTGTTGGCAGCGCGACTTGTGGGCCTGGAGTCAGAGAGGATCTCAAAGTCAAGGTTGAACCAATTAGTTACGAGTTTATTCTAGAAAAAATCTAG
- a CDS encoding hypothetical protein (TransMembrane:2 (o12-29i600-623o)), which translates to MHEFTEARTIHTSSLIVLLLFVLIPGYCLRNPTNISMRVAIIGGGPSGLVQLKTLKTAHEHFPSTEPFEVKLFESYDKLGGVFLHHVYEDAELVSSKFLTTFSDFRPRPEDNDFFSSERYREYLEEYTTHFDLWLHIHLSTPVTGIRRGDTSEHVVRYKGPDGEETEWECDAIAVCSGVHSKAHMPSIPGIENVPEVIHSSDFKKREQFGTGKTVMVLGSGETGCDMCHLAITSPTKQVIFCHRDGWIGAPKRAPGQRFLPWLFGDEDYEEPQLPIDVSQVTLFDSMYVHPMVRDTMIVWDYYHFLALPAGCWICGGSEYGVDQWVGQIFSDRFHASRLFWNKGWQRIQNNVSTPWRPTKWPLGTRIRQFFFNTAITPAKRTIDVAPFPSHFTSHGVAHFPDNGRPEAKLIQRSVIKPDMVIFATGYVPHFPFFNTNYNAGRRPYPVSHDADVRQVWSSTDPTVGFIGFVRPGFGAIPPLAEMQSMLFATHLLNRVPRPLLKDDEWHYRIIHAPSARVTYGVEHDSYAYQLAKDMDMAPSFTDILRIALYTPRGWRLPYVWAGGASFTAKFRLVGPWKSDKAAEILTGELWETISRRNGLFGNIPMVVIPVLYLGGINLYYYMYSLFWGSLAKLGLCKAPVPRNDVKRKFEELAQREQMKMVQDIKMTADVRVMEVSEDGDF; encoded by the exons ATGCACGAGTTTACCGAAGCTAGAACGATCCATACGTCAAGTTTAATTGTCCTACTCCTTTTTGTTCTGATCCCCGGATACTGCCTTCGTAATCCAACCAATATCAGCATGCGTGTCGCTATCATTGGAGGAGGCCCCTCAGGTCTTGTCCAGCTCAAAACTCTCAAGACTGCCCACGAACACTTTCCCTCAACCGAGCCCTTCGAGGTCAAGCTCTTCGAATCCTATGACAAACTAGGTGGCGTTTTCCTTCATCATGTCTACGAAGACGCCGAGCTTGTTTCATCCAAGTTTCTCACCACATTTTCCGATTTCCGACCTCGCCCCGAAGACAACGACTTTTTCTCCTCGGAGCGGTATAGGGAGTATTTGGAGGAGTACACTACACATTTCGATCTTTGGCTTCATATCCATCTAAGTACCCCCGTCACGGGTATCAGAAGAGGAGATACAAGTGAGCATGTCGTCCGTTACAAAGGCCCTGATGGCGAGGAGACTGAGTGGGAGTGCGATGCCATTGCTGTATGCTCAGGCGTGCACTCAAAAGCACACATGCCAAGCATCCCTGGCATTGAAAATGTCCCTGAGGTGATACATTCGTCAGACTTCAAGAAGCGTGAGCAGTTTGGAACAGGAAAGACAGTCATGGTTCTCGGCAGTGGTGAAACAGGCTGCGACATGTGCCATCTTGCCATCACATCTCCTACAAAGCAAGTTATCTTTTGCCACCGTGATGGTTGGATCGGAGCTCCCAAGAGAGCACCTGGACAGAGGTTCCTGCCGTGGCTATTCGGCGACGAGGACTACGAGGAGCCACAGTTGCCTATCGATGTTAGCCAAGTGACACTGTTTGATTCAATGTATGTTCATCCCATGGTTCGTGATACCATGATTGTTTGGGATTACTATCATTTCCTGGCTTTGCCTGCTGGCTGTTGGATTTGCGGTGGTTCAGAATATGGTGTCGATCAGTGGGTTGGCCAAATCTTTAGTGATCGATTCCACGCTTCGAGAT TATTCTGGAACAAAGGCTGGCAACGTATTCAGAACAACGTTTCCACACCCTGGCGTCCTACAAAATGGCCATTGGGGACTCGTATTCGACAGTTCTTCTTTAACACAGCTATTACTCCAGCTAAACGGACCATTGACGTGGCTCCTTTCCCATCTCACTTTACATCTCATGGTGTAGCTCACTTCCCAGATAATGGCCGACCAGAAGCAAAGCTTATTCAACGATCAGTCATTAAACCTGACATGGTCATTTTCGCAACAGGATACGTTCCACATTTTCCCTTTTTCAACACAAACTACAACGCCGGTCGTCGACCCTACCCAGTATCTCACGATGCGGATGTCCGTCAGGTCTGGTCATCCACCGACCCTACTGTTGGATTTATCGGCTTTGTTCGTCCTGGATTTGGCGCCATTCCTCCTTTGGCCGAGATGCAGTCCATGCTCTTCGCTACCCACCTTCTTAATCGAGTTCCACGACCTCTTCTCAAGGATGACGAGTGGCATTATCGTATAATCCATGCACCAAGTGCGCGAGTTACATATGGTGTTGAGCACGACAGCTATGCATACCAGCTTGCTAAGGATATGGACATGGCTCCCTCGTTTACTGATATACTCCGTATCGCTCTTTATACACCCCGTGGTTGGCGTCTTCCTTATGTCTGGGCTGGAGGAGCCAGTTTTACCGCCAAATTCCGCCTTGTCGGCCCTTGGAAGTCAGACAAAGCAGCCGAAATTCTCACAGGAGAACTATGGGAGACTATCTCTCGGCGTAACGGCCTTTTTGGTAACATTCCTATGGTTGTTATTCCTGTTCTCTACCTTGGTGGTATTAATTTGTATTACTACATGTATTCGTTATTCTGGGGATCTCTGGCCAAGCTTGGGCTTTGTAAGGCGCCTGTGCCAAGAAATGACGTAAAGAGAAAATTTGAAGAGCTGGCTCAGAGGGAACAGATGAAGATGGTACAGGATATCAAGATGACGGCGGATGTACGCGTGATGGAAGTTTCAGAAGACGGCGATTTCTAA
- a CDS encoding hypothetical protein (SECRETED:SignalP(1-21)) translates to MISSSFFSAVLAILAVNGVQAGPCRLTTETSLAIEPTATETTLPTNGETTMLSVTTTEVSVATTEVTPAPSTTTTEASVSTSGANTFSEDASSTETTGAETTGKDTTTTLLTTTMQTLQSTTTSTLTTTTNAASGGGDSCSDNIDCLLSIEPLCALGLCVCVDARCSLANP, encoded by the coding sequence ATGAtttcatcttctttcttcagTGCTGTGTTGGCCATTCTGGCTGTCAATGGCGTGCAAGCTGGACCGTGTCGTCTAACCACTGAGACATCACTTGCAATTGAGCCAACCGCCACTGAGACCACTCTCCCTACCAACGGGGAGACAACTATGCTCTCTGTCACTACCACCGAGGTTTCAGTTGCTACTACAGAAGTGACACCTGCGCCCTCCACTACAACGACCGAGGCCTCTGTTTCAACCTCTGGAGCAAACACATTTTCTGAAGATGCCTCTTCGACCGAAACTACGGGTGCCGAAACTACGGGTAaagacaccaccaccacgcTGCTCACCACTACCATGCAAACTCTTCAATCTACTACAACTTCGACCTTGACTACCACAACCAATGCAGCCTCTGGAGGTGGGGACTCATGCAGCGACAATATCGACTGTCTCTTGTCTATTGAACCGCTGTGTGCTCTGGGACTCTGCGTCTGTGTTGACGCTAGATGTTCTCTGGCCAACCCCTAG
- a CDS encoding hypothetical protein (TransMembrane:12 (i82-99o119-139i151-174o180-202i214-234o246-268i322-342o354-377i389-410o416-437i449-472o478-503i)) produces the protein MATPNEKVGSDAMKDPQVPATHAAAVPGDVKADDASAIEKELASVEEGYMKEEGRLPSPEEQIEALGIPNWRELEKKIVRRLDMTLMPCVWCLYFFNYLDRASIGHARLSSFDADLGLVGSNFSSAVSILSLGYVLGQLPSNMMITKIRPSLYLCLMAIVWSGVSVATVGVSSYSGLMGVRFALGLVEAPLLPGAIYLLGCWYTRKEIAFRMAILYSAQTIAFCSAGLIAAATYATLEQAHGLAGWQWLFIILATAGAGSAMICIWFIPDYPTSTTGSAMWTMTEDMRKVAAARVIADRPSTTEGKTGAWEGLKLSVRDPKLYILTLMNITISAAYGFSNFYPSIVRGLAADWGYGPVIALVLTAPPYIFAALGSYVNAWHSDKVKERGLHYAIPVAVACCGFIICLATTDARARYGASFIYVGGMYIANPLIMGYVSGALAKTPEKRAVSVALCNLLSQIGNFTAPFMFVAKEEPRYVSAFIGMMAFGLSSSACAIVLKIWLTRSNKRLLREAQRNGTVYQPYAT, from the exons ATGGCTACCCCTAACGAGAAAGTTGGCAGCGATGCCATGAAGGATCCTCAGGTTCCTGCTACCCACGCTGCTGCTGTTCCTGGAGATGTCAAAGCTGATGATGCCTCTGCCATCGAAAAGGAGCTTGCTTCCGTGGAGGAAGGCTACATGAAGGAGGAAGGCCGTCTTCCCAGCCCCGAGGAGCAGATTGAAGCCCTCGGTATTCCCAACTGGCGCGAgctggagaagaagatcgtcaGACGTCTTGACATGACTCTCATGCCTTGTGTCTGGTGTCTTTACTTCTTCAACTACCTCGACAGAGCGTCCATTGGTCATGCCCGTCTCAGTTCCTTTGATGCTGATTTGGGTCTTGTTGGATCCAACTTCTCGTCTGCTGTCTCTATTCTTTCTCTCGGTTATG TCCTCGGTCAGCTCCCCAGTAACATGATGATCACCAAGATTCGACCCAGTCTTTACCTCTGTCTTATGGCTATTGTCTGGTCTGGTGTCAGTGTTGCTACCGTTGGAGTCTCTTCTTACTCGGGTCTTATGGGTGTGCGATTTGCTCTCGGTCTTGTTGAAGCTCCTCTTCTGCCCGGTGCCATCTACCTTCTCGGATGCTGGTACACAAGAAAGGAGATTGCCTTCCGCATGGCTATCCTCTACTCTGCTCAGACAATCGCCTTCTGTTCTGCCGGTCTCATCGCCGCTGCCACCTACGCTACTCTCGAACAGGCTCACGGACTTGCTGGCTGGCAATGgcttttcatcatcctcgccaCCGCTGGTGCTGGCTCGGCCATGATCTGCATCTGGTTCATCCCTGATTATCCCACTTCCACCACCGGTAGCGCCATGTGGACCATGACTGAGGATATGCGAAAGGTTGCTGCCGCTCGTGTTATTGCTGACCGACCTTCTACCACTGAGGGTAAGACTGGTGCATGGGAGGGTCTCAAGCTTTCCGTTCGCGATCCCAAGCTTTACATCCTTACGCTCATGAACATCACCATCTCTGCCGCCTACGGATTCTCCAACTTCTACCCTTCAATTGTTCGTGGTCTTGCAGCTGATTGGGGATACGGTCCGGTCATTGCTCTCGTCCTCACCGCTCCTCCCTACATCTTTGCTGCCCTTGGTTCATACGTCAACGCTTGGCACTccgacaaggtcaaggagagaGGTCTGCATTATGCTATCCCCGTCGCTGTTGCTTGCTGTGGTTTCATCATCTGTCTTGCCACCACCGATGCCCGAGCCCGTTACGGTGCCTCTTTCATCTACGTCGGTGGAATGTACATTGCCAACCCTCTCATCATGGGATACGTCAGTGGTGCTTTGGCCAAGACCCCCGAGAAGCGAGCTGTTTCCGTCGCTCTTTGCAACCTGTTGTCCCAGATCGGTAACTTCACTGCTCCTTTCATGTTCGTCGCCAAGGAGGAGCCTCGCTACGTCAGTGCTTTCATTGGTATGATGGCCTTTGGTCTGTCTTCCAGTGCTTGCGCCATCGTCCTCAAGATTTGGCTCACAAGGTCCAACAAGCGACTCTTGCGCGAGGCCCAGCGCAACGGTACTGTTTACCAACCTTACGCTACTTAA
- a CDS encoding hypothetical protein (TransMembrane:2 (i98-115o121-146i)), producing the protein MRSAGVDAIEARLGWLQLDDDEVQTPGIVDVEIVDVEMIDAEMADVEMADVEMTDVETLDVEMLDVEMVDVEMLDVEMIDAPNDQNHTISLESTSSRMLANFSSLNWFFLIWHFVKELTLGVAAAFLLLVWVPFMARLISYIYLLACEIPGLDFRRTGVADQAPHRQQRTRIGQHSGSPDNRGQQEEQTHKDENATVDLVDEDLIGAITVGNGPIAMAYPTWLGSPYSTLGCNLLDPFDSLCENPERLRQLLRHPSAKSAGEPLFRIDQQSDLVLFQGFHVKDSPFPFLADKTLFHALSLLLVSEANNHLPNHETLHHRGQVLECLSLDLLHSRSGIPSLQVITAILMLISYEYRVHDTQSTHGTAALHIRGLQKIIYQPEILASGYNPERVQQIQRALFWQDIICSLATGTPRLLSLDNNNAFDLLRENKVYGSYFVLPEGLALYTGSWPETSLAVFEDLNAMCQLVDGMHGQNTSSAHLYDSDVHTTTLLIPLMEDLDDEGYPLYNNQADLEIRLVDLLSQTRAKPHNQDDLIYRACLFAACLCTYRLSSGIWEGQYVPEKCVTEILDCIEDFTRHMSPWKFAPDISFWLLNVAGGLTKNQLNRKRAAALVQRYRSFYPTGYNQDWEVVDMKLKKFTWCEHTMKSNVYRFWQECQNT; encoded by the exons ATGCGTTCCGCAGGTGTGGACGCCATTGAGGCTAGATTAGGTTGGCTACAGcttgacgacgatgaggtCCAGACTCCTGGTATCGTCGACGTTGAAATTGTCGACGTTGAGATGATCGACGCTGAGATGGCTGACGTTGAGATGGCTGACGTTGAGATGACTGACGTTGAGACGCTCGACGTTGAGATGCTCGATGTTGAAATGGTCGACGTTGAGATGCTCGACGTTGAGATGATCGACGCACCCAACGATCAAAACCACACAATCTCACTGGAATCAACCTCCTCGAGAATGTTAGCGAATTTCTCCTCGCTGAACTGGTTTTTTCTTATCTGGCATTTTGTCAAAGAACTGACACTGGGCGTGGCTGCCGCGTTTTTGCTACTGGTATGGGTCCCTTTCATGGCGAGATTGATAAGCTACATCTATCTCTTGGCCTGTGAAATCCCGGGTCTAGACTTTCGTCGTACAGG TGTGGCCG ACCAGGCTCCACACCGTCAACAGCGAACAAGAATCGGACAGCACAGCGGTTCACCTGACAATCGAGGTCAACAGGAAGAACAGACGCACAAAGACGAAAATGCTACTGTTGATTTGGTTGATGAGGATCTGATTGGTGCTATTACTGTGGGCAACGGACCTATCGCTATGGCTTATCCCACTTGGTTGGGCAGTCCATATTCTACTCTTGGGTGCAATCTTCTAGACCCATTCGATAGCCTATGTGAAAACCCTGAACGATTGCGGCAGCTTCTCAGACATC CATCGGCCAAGTCTGCAGGTGAACCGTTGTTTCGAATTGACCAACAATCCGATTTGGTCCTGTTCCAGGGCTTCCACGTTAAGGATTCCCCATTCCCTTTCTTGGCAGATAAGACACTTTTCCATGCTctatctcttcttcttgtttcgGAGGCCAATAACCACCTACCCAACCATGAGACTCTGCATCATCGCGGTCAGGTGCTTGAGTGTCTCAGCCTAGACCTGTTGCACTCTCGTAGTGGCATACCATCGCTGCAAGTCATCACGGCAATTCTAATGCTTATCAGTTATGAATACCGAGTGCATGACACCCAGTCCACACATGGCACAGCCGCTTTGCATATCCGTGGACTTcaaaaaataatataccaGCCTGAGATCCTAGCCAGCGGATACAATCCCGAACGTGTCCAACAGATTCAACGAGCCCTGTTCTGGCAGGACATAATTTGTTCCCTGGCTACAGGTACACCTCGTCTATTATCATTGGACAATAACAATGCTTTCGATCTCTTACGAGAGAACAAAGTGTACGGAAGCTACTTTGTTTTGCCAGAAGGACTTGCACTGTATACTGGTAGCTGGCCTGAGACATCGCTAGCCGTGTTCGAAGACCTCAACGCCATGTGTCAGCTTGTGGACGGAATGCACGGGCAAAACACATCATCGGCACACTTGTACGACAGTGATGTACATACTACCACCCTCCTTATACCACTAATGGAAGACTTAGACGACGAGGGTTACCCACTATACAACAACCAAGCCGACTTGGAGATTCGGCTCGTGGATCTTCTCAGTCAGACAAGAGCAAAGCCTCACAACCAGGATGACTTGATCTACAGAGCGTGTCTTTTTGCAGCATGTCTCTGTACATACAGACTTTCTTCAGGTATCTGGGAAGGTCAATACGTGCCAGAGAAGTGCGTGACGGAGATTTTAGATTGTATAGAAGACTTCACGAGACATATGTCGCCGTGGAAGTTTGCTCCTGACATATCGTTCTGGCTACTAAACGTGGCAGGCGGCCTGACAAAGAACCAGCTCAATAGAAAGCGAGCAGCAGCGTTGGTGCAACGATACCGTTCTTTTTATCCAACTGGCTACAATCAAGACTGGGAGGTGGTTGATATGAAATTGAAGAAGTTCACATGGTGCGAACACACGATGAAGTCGAATGTTTATCGATTTTGGCAAGAATGTCAGAATACTTAA